Proteins encoded together in one Gemmatimonadota bacterium DH-78 window:
- a CDS encoding anti-sigma factor, translating to MTTCDHVQDRLPEFLGGRLDDAGRARVQSHLEGCADCDAALEVVQLLAAVPPRPVPAGLEARLQAAVRAEVIGRPVGAETPAVRRGWRTPQWALAAAAGLALAVATPVLMERMGPVGGSDVAIDEAEVTAMLTETLPSPWFGDEGTVAGAPVLDDLSDDALLQLLEEMD from the coding sequence ATGACGACATGTGACCACGTACAGGATCGCCTGCCGGAGTTCCTTGGCGGACGGCTCGACGACGCGGGGCGTGCCCGGGTGCAGTCCCACCTCGAGGGCTGCGCCGACTGCGACGCGGCGCTCGAGGTCGTGCAGCTTCTCGCCGCCGTGCCCCCCCGGCCCGTTCCGGCCGGGCTCGAGGCCCGGCTGCAGGCGGCCGTTCGAGCCGAGGTGATCGGGCGGCCCGTGGGCGCCGAGACGCCGGCGGTGCGTCGTGGCTGGCGCACGCCGCAGTGGGCGCTCGCCGCAGCGGCGGGGCTCGCTCTGGCGGTGGCCACGCCGGTGTTGATGGAGCGCATGGGCCCCGTCGGGGGCTCCGACGTCGCGATCGACGAGGCGGAGGTGACGGCCATGCTCACCGAGACGCTCCCATCGCCCTGGTTCGGCGACGAGGGTACCGTGGCTGGAGCCCCCGTACTCGACGATCTGTCCGACGACGCCCTTCTCCAGCTGCTCGAGGAGATGGACTGA
- a CDS encoding alpha-ketoacid dehydrogenase subunit beta has protein sequence MSKTSRGEPVTLLEAVAEALYEEMERDPTVFLLGEDIGTYGGAFKVTRGFLERFGERRVIDTPISEGGFTGAAAGAAHMGLRPVVEMQFMDFISPAYDVLTNYIATSAYRGAGPLPLVIRGPVGGGNRGGPFHSQNVEMAFFHTPGLQIVYPSTAYDAKGLLKAAIRSDAPVIFEEHKGLYRAPGLREVLPRDDYVVEIGKARTAREGADVTIVSYGAMVHRSLEAAERVAEADGVQVEVVDLRTLLPLDDASIVDSVKKTGRLLIVHEDTRTGGIAGEIAMRVSERAFEWLDAPMLRVTALDGPVPYAADLEDRFLPSVDDIVEAIRYLARY, from the coding sequence CGGTGTTCCTGCTCGGCGAGGACATCGGCACCTACGGCGGCGCCTTCAAGGTCACCCGCGGCTTCCTGGAGCGGTTCGGCGAGCGCCGGGTGATCGATACCCCGATCTCGGAGGGCGGCTTCACCGGAGCGGCGGCGGGCGCGGCGCACATGGGCCTGCGGCCGGTGGTCGAGATGCAGTTCATGGACTTCATCTCCCCCGCCTACGACGTGCTCACGAACTACATCGCGACCAGCGCCTATCGGGGCGCGGGGCCGCTGCCGCTCGTGATCCGCGGACCGGTGGGCGGGGGCAACCGAGGGGGGCCCTTCCACTCGCAGAATGTGGAGATGGCCTTCTTCCACACGCCGGGACTCCAGATCGTCTATCCGAGCACCGCCTACGATGCCAAGGGGCTGCTCAAGGCCGCCATTCGCAGCGACGCGCCGGTGATCTTCGAGGAGCACAAGGGGCTCTACCGGGCGCCCGGCCTGCGCGAAGTGCTCCCCCGGGACGACTACGTGGTGGAGATCGGCAAGGCGCGGACCGCGCGCGAGGGTGCCGACGTCACGATCGTGTCGTACGGCGCGATGGTGCACCGGAGCCTCGAGGCCGCAGAGCGGGTGGCCGAAGCCGACGGTGTGCAGGTGGAGGTGGTCGACCTGCGCACCCTTCTGCCGCTCGACGACGCCTCGATCGTCGACAGCGTCAAGAAGACCGGTCGCCTGCTGATCGTGCACGAGGACACCCGCACCGGGGGCATCGCCGGCGAGATCGCCATGCGGGTGAGCGAGCGGGCCTTCGAATGGCTCGACGCCCCGATGCTGCGGGTGACGGCGCTCGACGGCCCGGTGCCGTACGCCGCCGACCTCGAAGACCGGTTCCTGCCCTCGGTCGACGATATCGTGGAGGCGATTCGCTACCTCGCCCGATACTGA
- a CDS encoding sigma-70 family RNA polymerase sigma factor, with protein sequence MTNEAPSPGEADQALIEAARRGDPAAFDRLVARHHEVAFRVAVGVLRDDDAAADAVQDAFVKAFGGLERFRGDARFRTWLLTIVMNEARGALRRRNRRRETALDDVGPVVDTAEAVDRTVVLRDEAARARRLVDMLPEKQRLAVTLRIDEGLGFREIGELIGSSEGAARVNYHHGIRRLREKMTDDDM encoded by the coding sequence GTGACGAACGAGGCCCCATCTCCCGGCGAGGCCGATCAGGCTCTGATCGAAGCGGCACGGCGGGGTGACCCGGCGGCCTTCGACAGGCTGGTCGCGAGGCATCACGAAGTGGCCTTTCGAGTGGCGGTCGGGGTCCTGAGGGACGACGATGCGGCCGCAGATGCGGTGCAGGACGCCTTCGTGAAGGCCTTCGGCGGTCTGGAGCGGTTTCGCGGAGACGCGCGGTTCCGCACCTGGCTGCTCACGATCGTGATGAACGAGGCGCGCGGGGCGCTGCGGCGGCGGAACCGGAGGCGGGAGACCGCGCTCGACGATGTCGGGCCGGTGGTCGATACCGCGGAAGCGGTCGACCGGACGGTGGTGTTGCGTGACGAGGCGGCGCGAGCGCGGCGACTCGTCGACATGTTGCCCGAGAAGCAGCGACTCGCGGTTACGCTGCGAATCGACGAGGGACTCGGCTTTCGCGAGATTGGAGAGCTGATCGGATCGTCCGAGGGCGCGGCCCGGGTGAACTATCACCACGGGATCCGGCGACTCAGGGAGAAGATGACCGATGACGACATGTGA
- a CDS encoding molybdenum cofactor biosynthesis protein MoaE: MIFSQVGPEPIDPSSVLARVGSDADGAVILFLGTVRNHAEGRAVSGMTYEAYTSMADGVLSEIAREAGERFGTDRLAVVHRTGELTLGEVSVAIAVSTPHRAESYDASRYVIEEIKKRLPVWKHEHFVDGRSDWVAGQVPSVSPGS, translated from the coding sequence GTGATCTTCTCGCAGGTCGGCCCCGAACCCATCGACCCCTCGTCGGTGCTCGCGCGGGTGGGCAGCGACGCCGACGGCGCGGTGATCCTGTTCCTGGGCACGGTGCGCAACCACGCCGAGGGGCGCGCGGTGTCGGGAATGACGTACGAGGCCTACACGTCGATGGCCGACGGCGTGCTCTCCGAGATCGCGCGGGAGGCGGGCGAGCGGTTCGGCACCGACCGCCTCGCGGTGGTTCACCGCACCGGTGAACTCACCCTCGGCGAGGTCAGCGTGGCGATCGCGGTTTCCACTCCCCATCGGGCGGAGTCGTACGACGCGTCGCGCTACGTGATCGAGGAGATCAAGAAGCGTCTTCCGGTCTGGAAGCACGAGCACTTCGTCGACGGCCGTTCCGACTGGGTCGCCGGGCAGGTCCCCTCCGTCTCGCCCGGCTCATGA
- the lipB gene encoding lipoyl(octanoyl) transferase LipB: protein MIDERRPLEVVRTGRLGYRSGLDLQAERVRARRAGEVPDTLYLVEHDPVLTLGTSTRSENLLLAEDELRARGYELAEVGRGGDVTYHGPGQLVGYPVLDLKPDRTDLHRYLRDLEEVLIRALAAFGLEAGREDGLTGVWLPEGKVAAIGVRVSSGWITSHGFALNVDPDLSRFGVIVPCGIADRAVTSMAQALGSAPDPARVEAAVVTAFSEVFDRRVVDQPPAGA from the coding sequence CTGATCGACGAACGACGCCCTCTGGAGGTCGTCCGGACCGGTCGCCTCGGCTACCGGTCCGGACTCGACCTCCAGGCGGAGCGGGTACGCGCTCGCAGAGCGGGTGAGGTGCCCGACACCCTGTACCTGGTGGAGCACGATCCCGTGCTCACCCTCGGCACGAGTACCCGGTCCGAGAATCTGCTCCTGGCCGAGGACGAGCTTCGGGCGCGGGGCTACGAGTTGGCCGAAGTGGGGCGGGGCGGTGACGTCACCTACCACGGACCGGGCCAGCTCGTGGGCTATCCGGTGCTCGACCTGAAGCCCGATCGCACCGACCTTCACCGCTATCTGCGCGACCTCGAAGAGGTGCTCATCCGGGCGCTCGCCGCCTTCGGTCTCGAGGCGGGTCGCGAGGACGGGCTCACCGGCGTGTGGCTTCCGGAGGGGAAGGTGGCGGCCATCGGGGTGCGGGTGTCGTCTGGGTGGATCACCTCGCACGGATTCGCGCTCAACGTCGACCCCGACCTCTCGCGCTTCGGGGTGATCGTGCCCTGCGGGATCGCCGATCGCGCGGTCACCAGCATGGCGCAGGCTCTCGGGTCGGCACCCGACCCCGCCCGGGTGGAGGCGGCCGTGGTGACGGCCTTCTCCGAGGTGTTCGATCGGCGCGTGGTGGATCAGCCGCCGGCGGGGGCCTGA
- a CDS encoding dihydrolipoamide acetyltransferase family protein, with protein MARIEVPMPQMGESIAEGTVSKWLKSLGDTVERDEPILEISTDKVDAEIPAPASGTLVAIEVEEGETVEVGTIVAFIDPEGGAPDAAAPASKPAAAEAPAAEPAAAPAASAPAASAPTAEPGSAEDRLRTRSTPVVRKIAEEHGIDIAQVAGSGHAGRVTKQDILDFIEKGGPAAAPAPAAAPAASKAPAAKPAASVEPSDFWKTFYGKVEHPEFPVRANDKVEPMDKIRRLTAEHMVLAKRVAPHVHSVIEIDFTSIDRIRAANKAKWKEQGARVSYTAFVAWACARLMHEFPMINATVSGNNIIYRKNVNLGMAVDLNPGLIVPVIHDADDLSLVGIGRKIIDLADRARSRKLQPSDVQGATFSITNPGVLGTLVGMPVIPKGTSAILGTGAIEKRVVVVEDEATGTDSIAVRKRSLFSIGYDHRLVDGADSARFLARLKDVLENFPEDA; from the coding sequence GTGGCTCGCATCGAAGTCCCCATGCCCCAGATGGGCGAATCCATCGCCGAGGGCACCGTCTCGAAGTGGCTGAAGTCCCTCGGCGACACCGTGGAGCGTGACGAGCCGATCCTCGAAATCTCCACCGACAAGGTGGACGCGGAGATCCCCGCGCCGGCTTCGGGCACCCTCGTGGCCATCGAGGTCGAGGAGGGCGAGACGGTCGAGGTCGGGACGATCGTGGCCTTCATCGATCCCGAGGGCGGCGCCCCCGATGCCGCGGCTCCGGCGTCGAAGCCGGCTGCCGCCGAGGCCCCGGCGGCCGAGCCGGCCGCCGCGCCCGCCGCGTCGGCGCCCGCCGCCTCCGCGCCGACCGCCGAGCCGGGATCGGCGGAGGACCGCCTCCGCACCCGCTCCACGCCGGTGGTCCGCAAGATCGCCGAGGAGCACGGCATCGACATCGCTCAGGTGGCCGGATCGGGCCACGCGGGCCGGGTGACGAAGCAGGACATTCTCGACTTCATCGAGAAGGGCGGCCCCGCCGCGGCGCCGGCCCCCGCGGCCGCTCCCGCCGCCTCGAAGGCGCCCGCAGCGAAGCCCGCGGCTTCGGTCGAGCCGTCGGACTTCTGGAAGACCTTCTACGGCAAGGTCGAGCACCCGGAGTTCCCGGTGCGCGCCAACGACAAGGTCGAGCCGATGGACAAGATCCGCCGGCTCACCGCCGAGCACATGGTGCTCGCCAAGCGGGTGGCGCCCCACGTGCACTCGGTGATCGAGATCGACTTCACCTCGATCGATCGCATTCGCGCGGCGAACAAGGCGAAGTGGAAGGAGCAGGGTGCGCGGGTGAGCTACACGGCCTTCGTGGCCTGGGCCTGCGCTCGGCTGATGCACGAGTTCCCGATGATCAACGCCACGGTCTCGGGCAACAACATCATCTACCGCAAGAACGTGAACCTGGGCATGGCCGTGGATCTCAACCCGGGGCTGATCGTGCCGGTGATCCACGACGCCGACGACCTCTCGCTGGTGGGGATCGGTCGCAAGATCATCGATCTGGCCGACCGGGCGCGCAGCCGGAAGCTGCAGCCGTCGGATGTTCAGGGCGCGACCTTCTCGATCACCAACCCCGGAGTGCTCGGCACCCTCGTCGGCATGCCGGTGATCCCGAAGGGCACCTCGGCGATCCTCGGAACCGGGGCGATCGAGAAGCGAGTCGTGGTGGTGGAGGACGAGGCCACCGGCACCGACTCGATCGCGGTGCGGAAGCGGTCGCTCTTCAGCATCGGGTACGATCACCGCCTGGTGGACGGGGCCGACTCGGCTCGGTTCCTCGCCCGTCTGAAGGACGTGCTCGAGAACTTCCCCGAGGACGCCTGA
- a CDS encoding HU family DNA-binding protein: protein MTKADLVEQVAEAIGPGITKKDCALVVDGFLNAVKLAMINGENIEIRGFGTFKVRRRKSRMARNPRTGEPVEVPARAVPVFKPSKHFSGKVARSQKKGA from the coding sequence ATGACGAAGGCGGATCTGGTGGAACAGGTGGCCGAGGCCATTGGCCCGGGCATCACCAAGAAGGATTGCGCCCTCGTGGTGGACGGATTCCTCAACGCGGTGAAGCTCGCGATGATCAACGGCGAGAACATCGAGATTCGCGGATTCGGCACCTTCAAGGTCCGCCGACGGAAGAGCCGCATGGCGCGCAATCCCCGCACCGGAGAGCCGGTGGAGGTGCCCGCCCGCGCCGTGCCCGTCTTCAAGCCGTCGAAGCACTTCAGCGGCAAGGTCGCGCGCTCCCAGAAGAAGGGCGCTTGA
- a CDS encoding ribonuclease H, which translates to METVHVHADESCLGNQFRDRATPGGAGGLVELWRSDQWVRRDYWVSEPDTTNNRMALRSALELLAALRRPCRVRFVSDSQYLVKGAREWMPGWKRRGWKRKAGPIENLDLWQRLDVAMQSHDMTWEWVKGHAGHPRNEYANELATRAAREQNQSGGLVDSGFQGWLEGEREKGRYLDFFEFQAPAGG; encoded by the coding sequence ATGGAAACCGTGCACGTCCACGCCGACGAGAGCTGCCTCGGCAACCAGTTCAGGGACCGGGCCACGCCCGGTGGGGCCGGCGGCCTGGTCGAGCTGTGGCGAAGCGACCAGTGGGTTCGGCGCGACTACTGGGTGTCCGAGCCCGACACCACCAACAACCGCATGGCCCTGCGCAGCGCGCTCGAGCTCCTGGCGGCCCTGCGTCGCCCCTGCCGGGTGCGGTTCGTGTCGGACAGCCAGTACCTCGTGAAGGGGGCGCGCGAGTGGATGCCGGGCTGGAAGCGGCGGGGGTGGAAGCGCAAGGCGGGCCCGATCGAGAACCTCGACCTCTGGCAGCGCCTCGATGTCGCGATGCAGTCCCACGACATGACGTGGGAGTGGGTGAAGGGTCACGCCGGGCATCCGCGCAACGAGTACGCCAACGAGCTCGCCACCCGCGCCGCCCGCGAGCAGAACCAGTCGGGGGGTCTGGTGGACTCGGGGTTTCAGGGGTGGCTGGAAGGTGAGCGCGAGAAGGGGCGCTACCTCGACTTCTTCGAGTTTCAGGCCCCCGCCGGCGGCTGA
- a CDS encoding MoaD/ThiS family protein yields MRVETLFFASYRETVGLGRLEVSLDEGARAADLVRTLRERGHPFDRLPATPAVAVNERYVSLDTPLSADDTIALIPPVAGG; encoded by the coding sequence TTGAGGGTCGAGACGCTCTTCTTCGCCAGCTACCGCGAGACGGTGGGCCTCGGACGGCTCGAGGTGTCGCTCGACGAGGGCGCCCGCGCCGCCGACCTCGTGCGCACGCTGCGCGAGCGAGGGCACCCCTTCGACCGGTTGCCCGCCACCCCCGCGGTGGCCGTCAACGAGCGCTACGTCTCGCTCGACACGCCGCTGAGCGCCGACGACACCATCGCGCTGATTCCTCCCGTGGCGGGAGGGTGA
- the moaA gene encoding GTP 3',8-cyclase MoaA, which yields MSDTRPMVDGFGRRIEYLRISVTDKCNLRCVYCMPLEGLDWLKRDALLSYEEIAEVVRVMAPLGLRRVRLTGGEPLVRRDLADLVAMISAVPGIDDISLSTNAVLLAEQAEALRDAGLDRVNVSLDSLRPDRVDAIARRPGSYGRIMEGLRAAEEMGFAPLKINVVLIGGSNDDEIGDFAEITRERPWHVRFIEVMPTGSNLDLSRDNYISCAEALRRIRRLGDLEPAEGPTGNGPATYYRFPGAAGSIGVITPMSHNFCDRCNRMRLTADGQLRPCLFGDLQTDLRTPLRAGEALEPHIRETLRVKPERHELVQGSTMGSGGLVALSQTGG from the coding sequence ATGAGCGACACGCGCCCGATGGTCGACGGCTTCGGACGGCGGATCGAGTACCTCCGCATCTCCGTCACCGACAAGTGCAACCTGCGCTGCGTCTACTGCATGCCGCTCGAGGGGCTCGATTGGCTCAAGCGCGACGCCCTTCTGAGCTACGAGGAGATTGCCGAGGTCGTGCGGGTGATGGCGCCGCTCGGGCTCCGGCGGGTGCGGCTCACCGGCGGCGAGCCCCTGGTGCGTCGCGACCTCGCCGACCTGGTGGCCATGATCAGCGCGGTCCCCGGGATCGACGACATCTCGCTGTCGACCAACGCGGTCCTCCTGGCCGAGCAGGCCGAGGCGCTCCGCGACGCGGGGCTCGACCGGGTCAACGTGTCGCTCGACTCGCTGCGGCCGGATCGGGTGGATGCCATCGCCCGCCGGCCGGGGTCGTACGGCCGCATCATGGAGGGACTCCGGGCCGCCGAGGAGATGGGCTTCGCCCCCCTCAAGATCAATGTGGTCCTGATCGGCGGATCCAACGACGACGAGATCGGCGACTTCGCCGAGATCACCCGGGAACGCCCCTGGCACGTGCGCTTCATCGAGGTGATGCCCACGGGCTCCAACCTGGACCTGTCGCGCGACAACTACATCTCGTGCGCCGAGGCGCTCCGCCGCATCCGGCGGCTGGGCGACCTCGAACCCGCAGAGGGCCCCACCGGCAACGGTCCGGCCACCTACTACCGCTTTCCGGGCGCGGCCGGCTCCATCGGGGTGATCACCCCCATGAGCCACAACTTCTGCGACCGCTGCAACCGGATGCGGCTGACGGCCGACGGGCAGCTGCGCCCCTGCCTGTTCGGCGATCTCCAGACCGACCTTCGCACCCCGCTCCGGGCGGGAGAGGCGCTCGAGCCGCACATCCGCGAGACGCTGCGGGTGAAGCCGGAGCGGCACGAGCTGGTGCAGGGAAGCACGATGGGGTCGGGCGGACTGGTCGCGCTCTCGCAGACGGGCGGCTGA
- the carA gene encoding glutamine-hydrolyzing carbamoyl-phosphate synthase small subunit: MSAPAYLLLEDGRRFDGVGLGAEATALGEVVFNTSITGYQEILTDPSYSGQLVTMTYPLQGNYGVNDEDRESSGPQVAGFIVREAARRPSNWRSQQSLHDYLVEHGITGIAEIDTRALTRHIRSKGAMRGAIAPADRAPDEVMESILAHPLMEGLDLACGVTTDQRYEVAAVGEERFHVLTYDFGVKAHSPRLLSERGCRVTVLPGATPADDIVALQPDGLFISNGPGDPAAVPHAHDAILRLSEAGVPIFGICLGQQLIARAFGARTYKLPFGHHGGNHPVANLDRGTVEITAQNHGFAVEAGEDREVPGAPRLRVTHRNLYDGTIEGIEHLDRPVFAVQYHPEAAPGPHDSRYLFDRFIALMEARKE, from the coding sequence CTGTCCGCCCCCGCCTACCTCCTGCTCGAAGATGGACGCCGGTTCGACGGCGTCGGCCTCGGTGCCGAAGCCACGGCTCTCGGAGAGGTCGTCTTCAACACCTCGATCACCGGCTACCAGGAGATCCTCACCGATCCCTCGTACTCCGGTCAGCTGGTCACCATGACCTACCCTCTTCAGGGCAACTACGGGGTGAACGACGAGGACCGCGAGTCGTCGGGGCCGCAGGTGGCGGGTTTCATCGTGCGCGAGGCCGCGCGGCGTCCCTCCAACTGGCGTTCGCAGCAGTCGCTGCACGATTACCTCGTGGAGCACGGCATCACCGGGATCGCGGAAATCGACACCCGGGCGCTGACCCGCCACATCCGCTCGAAGGGGGCCATGCGGGGGGCGATCGCACCCGCGGACCGCGCTCCTGACGAGGTGATGGAGTCGATTCTGGCGCACCCGCTCATGGAGGGGCTCGACCTCGCGTGCGGGGTGACGACCGATCAGCGCTACGAGGTGGCCGCGGTGGGCGAGGAGCGCTTTCACGTGCTCACCTACGACTTCGGAGTGAAGGCCCACTCGCCCCGGCTGCTGTCGGAGCGCGGCTGCCGGGTGACCGTCCTGCCCGGGGCGACGCCGGCCGACGACATCGTCGCGCTCCAGCCCGATGGGCTGTTCATCTCGAACGGCCCGGGGGATCCCGCCGCCGTTCCGCACGCGCACGATGCCATCCTGCGCCTGTCGGAGGCCGGGGTGCCGATCTTCGGCATCTGCCTGGGCCAGCAGCTGATCGCGCGGGCCTTCGGAGCGCGGACCTACAAGCTCCCCTTCGGCCACCACGGCGGGAACCATCCGGTGGCCAACCTCGACCGCGGCACGGTCGAGATCACCGCACAGAATCACGGATTCGCCGTGGAAGCGGGCGAGGACCGCGAGGTGCCGGGCGCGCCCCGGCTGAGGGTCACCCACCGCAACCTGTACGACGGTACGATCGAGGGCATCGAGCACCTCGATCGCCCCGTGTTCGCGGTGCAGTATCACCCCGAGGCCGCCCCCGGCCCACACGACAGCCGCTACCTCTTCGATCGGTTCATCGCGCTGATGGAGGCCCGCAAAGAGTGA
- the mdh gene encoding malate dehydrogenase, protein MSANKITVVGAGHVGATCAQRLAEKELAREVVMIDIAEGIPQGKALDQWESAPVEGFDSHVVGAQDYEAAAGSDIFIVTAGIARKPGMSRDDLLKTNAGIVRSVSKEIARVAPDSIIIMVSNPLDVMAQVALDTTGFPRERVIGMAGVLDTARYRSFISLELGVSVEDIQALVLGGHGDTMVPLVSYTTISGIPLTQMLSQERIDALIERTRKGGAEIVGYLKTGSAYYAPSAAAVQMAEAIVKDKNRILPCAAHLKGEYGQDGIFLGVPCKLGEGGLKEILQVELTDSEEAALRTSAEAVRDTMAALG, encoded by the coding sequence ATGAGCGCCAACAAGATCACCGTAGTCGGAGCCGGGCACGTCGGGGCCACCTGCGCCCAGCGTCTCGCCGAGAAGGAACTCGCCCGCGAAGTCGTGATGATCGACATCGCGGAGGGTATTCCCCAGGGCAAGGCCCTCGACCAGTGGGAGAGTGCTCCCGTCGAAGGCTTCGATTCGCATGTGGTCGGAGCCCAGGACTACGAGGCCGCCGCCGGGTCCGACATCTTCATCGTCACGGCCGGGATCGCGCGCAAGCCGGGCATGAGCCGCGACGACCTGCTCAAGACCAACGCGGGCATCGTCCGCAGCGTCTCGAAGGAGATCGCCCGGGTCGCGCCCGATTCGATCATCATCATGGTGTCCAACCCGCTCGACGTGATGGCTCAGGTGGCGCTCGACACCACCGGCTTCCCGCGCGAGCGCGTGATCGGCATGGCGGGGGTGCTCGACACGGCCCGCTACCGCTCCTTCATCTCGCTCGAGCTGGGTGTCAGCGTCGAGGACATCCAGGCGCTGGTGCTCGGCGGACACGGCGACACGATGGTCCCGCTGGTGAGCTACACCACCATTTCCGGCATTCCGCTCACGCAGATGCTCTCGCAGGAGCGCATCGACGCGCTCATCGAGCGCACCCGCAAGGGCGGCGCCGAGATCGTGGGCTACCTCAAGACGGGCAGCGCCTACTACGCGCCGTCGGCGGCCGCGGTCCAGATGGCCGAGGCGATCGTGAAGGACAAGAACCGGATCCTGCCCTGTGCCGCGCATCTGAAGGGCGAGTACGGCCAGGACGGCATCTTCCTCGGCGTGCCCTGCAAGCTGGGCGAGGGCGGGTTGAAGGAGATCCTCCAGGTCGAGCTCACCGACAGTGAGGAAGCCGCGCTCCGGACGAGCGCCGAAGCCGTCCGCGACACGATGGCCGCGCTGGGAT